The following are encoded together in the Jaculus jaculus isolate mJacJac1 chromosome 3, mJacJac1.mat.Y.cur, whole genome shotgun sequence genome:
- the LOC101605278 gene encoding olfactory receptor 2D3-like: MGGENQSYVAEFILLGLSQDPKIQILLFCVFLLIYLLSLFGNLLIIILIQTDSRLHTPMYFFLKNLSLADLCFSTSIVPQMLVHFLVKKKTISFAGCSVQIVVFLLAGCTECALLAVMSYDRYVAVCKPLHYSTIMTQRVCVHMAIVSWISGAFACSVDSAFTLYIPYQGQNIINHYFCEPPALLKLASADTYNAEMALFLVGVIILLAPVSLILVSYWYIISTVIQMKSGEGRLKVFSTCGSHLTVVVLYYGSGIFAYMRPNSKTMSEKDKVISVLYSVMTSMLNPIIYSLRNKDVKGALRKLAVR; the protein is encoded by the coding sequence ATGGGAGGCGAGAACCAAAGTTACGTGGCTGAATTTATCTTGCTGGGACTTTCACAGGACCCCAAAATACAAATCTTATTGTTCTGTGTTTTTCTGCTCATctaccttctttctctgtttggaaACCTGTTGATCATAATCCTTATCCAAACTGACTCTCGGCTTCACACACCCATGTACTTTTTTCTCAAAAATTTATCCTTGGCTGACCTCTGTTTCTCTACGAGCATTGTGCCCCAGATGTTGGTCCACTTCCtggtgaaaaagaaaaccatttccTTTGCGGGATGTTCAGTGCAGATAGTGGTCTTCCTTCTTGCAGGATGCACAGAGTGTGCCCTGCTGGCTGTGATGTCCTATGACCGGTATGTGGCTGTCTGCAAGCCGCTGCACTACTCCACCATCATGACCCAAAGGGTTTGTGTCCACATGGCCATAGTTTCCTGGATAAGTGGGGCATTTGCATGTTCAGTGGATAGTGCCTTTACATTGTATATCCCTTACCAGGGACAGAATATAATTAATCACTACTTCTGTGAACCACCTGCACTCCTAAAGCTGGCTTCAGCTGACACCTACAATGCTGAGATGGCCCTCTTTTTAGTGGGTGTGATTATTCTGTTAGCTCCGGTCTCCCTCATCCTTGTCTCCTACTGGTATATTATCTCCACTGTGATACAGATGAAATCTGGGGAGGGGAGACTCAAGGTCTTCTCCACGTGTGGCTCCCATCTCACTGTTGTAGTTCTCTACTATGGCTCTGGAATATTTGCCTACATGAGACCTAATTCCAAGACAATGAGTGAAAAGGATAAGGTCATATCTGTGTTATATTCAGTTATGACTTCCATGTTGAACCCCATCATTTATAGCCTCAGAAACAAAGATGTGAAGGGGGCTCTCAGGAAGTTGGCTGTAAGATAA
- the LOC101610090 gene encoding olfactory receptor 2AG2 — protein MELWNSTWASGFILVGILNGSGSPELLCATVTALYLLALTSNGLLLLVITMDARLHVPMYLLLRQLSLIDLLFTSVVTPKAVVDFLLRDDTISFGGCALQMALALTLGGAEDLLLAFMAYDRYVAICHPLNYMIFMSPRVCWLMVTMSWTLASLSALGHTMFTMHFPFCMSWEIRHLLCEIPPLLKLACADTSRYELLVYVTGVTFLLLPLSAIITSYIRILFTVLHMPSNEGRKKALVTCSSHLTVVGMFYGAATFMYVLPSNFHNTKQDNIISVFYTIVTPALNPLIYSLRNKEVIGALRRVLGRYILPAHPSL, from the coding sequence ATGGAGCTCTGGAACTCCACCTGGGCCAGTGGCTTCATCTTGGTGGGGATTCTGAATGGCAGTGGCTCTCCTGAGCTGCTCTGTGCCACAGTCACAGCCCTGTACCTGCTGGCCCTGACCAGCAATGGACTGCTGCTCCTGGTCATCACAATGGATGCCCGGCTCCACGTGCCCATGTACCTCCTGCTCAGGCAGCTCTCTCTCATTGACCTCCTCTTCACTTCGGTCGTCACTCCCAAGGCTGTCGTGGATTTTCTGCTCAGAGACGACACCATCTCCTTTGGGGGCTGTGCCCTTCAGATGGCCCTGGCACTGACACTGGGTGGTGCAGAGGACCTTCTTCTTGCCTTCATGGCCTATGACAGGTATGTGGCCATTTGTCATCCTCTGAACTATATGATCTTCATGAGTCCGAGGGTCTGCTGGCTCATGGTGACAATGTCATGGACACTGGCATCTCTGAGTGCCCTAGGGCATACCATGTTCACCATGCACTTCCCTTTCTGCATGTCATGGGAAATCAGACACCTGCTTTGTGAGATCCCTCCCTTGCTGAAGCTGGCCTGTGCAGACACTTCCCGATATGAGCTCTTGGTTTACGTGACAGGTGTGACATTCCTCTTACTTCCACTTTCTGCCATCATTACATCCTACATACGAATTCTGTTCACTGTGCTCCACATGCCctcaaatgaaggaaggaagaaagcccTTGTCACCTGCTCTTCCCACCTGACTGTGGTTGGGATGTTTTACGGGGCTGCAACATTCATGTACGTCCTGCCCAGCAACTTTCACAATACCAAGCAAGACAATATCATCTCTGTTTTCTATACAATTGTCACCCCAGCTTTGAACCCTCTCATCTATAGCCTGAGGAATAAGGAGGTCATTGGAGCTTTGAGAAGGGTCCTGGGAAGATATATTCTGCCAGCACACCCCAGTCTTTAG
- the LOC101604989 gene encoding olfactory receptor 2AG1-like: MELWNSTWASGFILVGILNGSGSPELLCATVTALYLLALTSNGLLLLVITMDARLHVPMYLLLRQLSLMDLLFTSVVTPKAVVDFLLRDDTISFGGCALQMFLALTLGGAEDLLLAFMAYDRYVAICHPLNYMIFMSPRVCWLMVTMSWILASLSALGYTMYTMHYPFCNARKIEHLLCEIPPLLKLACADTSRYELMVYVMGVTFLMPPLAAILASYTLILFTVLHMPSNEGRKKALVTCSSHLTVVGMFYGAATFMYVLPSSFHNPKQDNIISVFYTIVTPAMNPLIYSLRNKEVLGALKRVLGKCMLTTQSTL; the protein is encoded by the coding sequence ATGGAGCTCTGGAACTCCACCTGGGCCAGTGGCTTCATCTTGGTGGGGATTCTGAATGGCAGTGGCTCTCCTGAGCTGCTCTGTGCCACAGTCACAGCCCTGTACCTGCTGGCCCTGACCAGCAATGGACTGCTGCTCCTGGTCATCACAATGGATGCCCGGCTCCACGTGCCCATGTACCTCCTGCTCAGGCAGCTCTCTCTCATGGACCTCCTCTTCACTTCGGTCGTCACTCCCAAGGCTGTCGTGGATTTTCTGCTCAGAGACGACACCATCTCCTTTGGGGGCTGTGCCCTTCAGATGTTCCTGGCACTGACACTGGGTGGTGCAGAGGACCTTCTTCTTGCCTTCATGGCCTATGACAGGTATGTGGCCATTTGTCATCCTCTGAACTATATGATCTTCATGAGTCCGAGGGTCTGCTGGCTCATGGTGACAATGTCATGGATTCTGGCATCTTTGAGTGCTCTGGGGTACACCATGTACACCATGCATTATCCCTTCTGCAATGCTAGGAAAATCGAGCACCTGCTTTGTGAGATCCCTCCCTTGCTGAAACTAGCCTGTGCAGACACCTCCCGATATGAACTCATGGTTTATGTGATGGGTGTGACTTTCCTAATGCCCCCTCTTGCTGCTATATTGGCCTCCTACACACTAATTCTGTTCACTGTGCTCCACATGCCctcaaatgaaggaaggaagaaagcccTTGTTACCTGTTCTTCACACCTGACTGTGGTTGGGATGTTTTATGGGGCTGCCACATTTATGTATGTCCTGCCCAGCTCCTTTCACAATCCCAAGCAAGACAATATCATCTCTGTTTTCTATACAATTGTCACTCCAGCTATGAACCCCCTCATCTACAGCCTGAGGAATAAGGAAGTTCTTGGGGCTTTGAAACGGGTCCTTGGAAAATGCATGTTGACAACACAATCTACATTGTAG